Proteins encoded within one genomic window of Pongo abelii isolate AG06213 chromosome 18, NHGRI_mPonAbe1-v2.0_pri, whole genome shotgun sequence:
- the ITGAL gene encoding integrin alpha-L isoform X1, translating to MKDSCITVMAMALLSGFFFFAPASSYNLDVRGARSFSPPRAGRHFGYRVLQVGNGVIVGAPGEGNSTGSLYQCQSGTGHCLPLSLRDSNYTSKYLGMTLATDPTDGSILACDPGLSRTCDQNTYLSGLCYLFRQNLQGPMLQGRPGFQECIKGNVDLVFLFDGSMSLQPDEFQKILDFMKDVMKKLSNTSYQFAAVQFSTSYKTEFDFSDYVKRKDPDALLKHVKHMLLLTNTFGAINYVATEVFREELGARPDATKVLIIITDGEATDSGNIDAAKDIIRYIIGIGKHFQTKESQETLHKFASKPASEFVKILDTFEKLKDLFTELQKKIYVIEGTSKQDLTSFNMELSSSGISADLSRGHAVVGAVGAKDWAGGFLDLKADLQDDTFIGNEPLTPEVRAGYLGYTVTWLPSREKTSLLASGAPRYQHVGRVLLFQEPQGGGHWSQVQTIHGTQIGSYFGGELCGVDVDQDGETELLLTGAPLFYGEQRGGRVFIYQRRQLGFEEVSELQGDPGYPLGRFGEAITALTDINGDGLVDVAVGAPLEEQGAVYIFNGRHGGLSPQPSQRIEGTQVLSGIRWFGRSIHGVKDLEGDGLADMAVGAESQMILLSSRPVVDVVTLMSFSPAEIPVHEVECSYSTSNKMKEGVNITICFQIKSLIPQFQGRLVANLTYTLQLDGHRTRRRGLFPGGRHELRRNIAVTTSMSCTDFSFHFPVCVQDLISPINVSLNFSLWEEEGTPREQRAQGKDIPPILRPSLHSETWEIPFEKNCGEDKKCEANLRVSFSPARSRALRLTAFASLSVELSLSNLEEDAYWVQLHLHFPRGLSFRKVEMLKPHSQIPVSCEELPEESKLLSRALSCNVSSPIFKAGHSVALQMMFNTLVNSSWGDSVELQANVTCNNEDSGLLEDNSATTIIPILYPINVLIQDQENSTLYVSFTPKGPKIHQVKHIYQVRIQPSIHDHNIPTLEAVVGVPQPPSEGPITHQWSVQMEPPVPCHYEELKRLPDAAEPCLPGALFRCPVVFRQEILVQVIGTLELVGEIEASSMFSLCSSLSISFNSSKHFHLYGSNASLAQVIMKVDVVYEKQMLYLYVLSGIGGLLLLLLIFIVLYKVGFFKRNLKEKMEAGGGVPNGIPAEDSEQLASGEEAGDPGCLKPLHEEDSESGSGKD from the exons GCCTGTGACCCTGGGCTCTCTCGAACGTGTGACCAGAACACCTATCTGAGTGGCCTGTGTTACCTCTTCCGCCAGAATCTTCAGGGTCCCATGCTGCAGGGGCGCCCTGGTTTTCAGG AATGTATCAAGGGCAACGTAGACCTGGTATTTCTGTTTGACGGTTCGATGAGCTTGCAGCCAGATGAATTTCAGAAAATTCTGGACTTCATGAAAGATGTGATGAAGAAACTCAGCAACACTTCGTACCAG tttGCTGCTGTTCAGTTTTCCACAAGCTACAAAACAGAATTTGATTTCTCAGATTATGTTAAACGGAAGGACCCTGATGCTCTGCTGAAGCATGTAAAGCACATGTTGCTGTTGACCAACACCTTTGGTGCCATCAATTATGTCGC GACAGAGGTGTTCCGGGAGGAGCTGGGGGCCCGGCCGGATGCCACCAAAGTGCTTATCATCATCACGGATGGGGAGGCCACTGACAGTGGCAACATCGATGCGGCCAAAGACATCATCCGCTACATCATCGGG ATTGGAAAGCATTTTCAGACCAAGGAGAGTCAGGAGACCCTCCACAAATTTGCATCGAAACCCGCGAGCGAGTTTGTGAAGATTCTGGACACATTTGAGAAGCTGAAAGATCTATTCACTGAGCTGCAGAAGAAGATCTATGTCATTGAGG GCACAAGCAAACAGGACCTGACTTCTTTCAACATGGAGCTGTCCTCCAGCGGCATCAGTGCTGACCTCAGCAGG GGCCATGCAGTCGTGGGGGCAGTAGGAGCCAAGGACTGGGCTGGGGGCTTTCTCGACCTGAAGGCAGACCTGCAGGATGACACATTTATTGGGAATGAACCATTGACACCAGAAGTGAGAGCAGGCTATTTGG GTTACACTGTGACCTGGCTGCCCTCCCGGGAAAAGACTTCGTTGCTGGCCTCGGGAGCCCCTCGTTACCAGCACGTGGGCCGAGTGCTGCTGTTCCAAGAGCCACAGGGTGGAGGACACTGGAGCCAGGTCCAGACAATCCATGGGACCCAG ATTGGCTCTTATTTCGGTGGGGAGCTGTGTGGCGTCGACGTGGACCAAGATGGGGAGACAGAGCTGCTGCTGACTGGTGCCCCACTGTTCTATggggagcagagaggaggccGAGTGTTTATCTACCAGAGAAGACAG TTGGGATTTGAAGAAGTCTCAGAGCTGCAGGGGGACCCCGGCTACCCACTCGGGCGGTTTGGAGAAGCCATCACTGCTCTGACAGACATCAACGGCGATGGGCTGGTGGATGTGGCTGTGGGGGCCCCTCTGGAGGAGCAGGGGGCTGTGTACATCTTCAATGGGAGGCACGGGGGGCTTAGCCCCCAGCCAAGTCAG CGGATAGAAGGGACCCAGGTGCTCTCAGGAATTCGGTGGTTTGGACGCTCCATCCATGGGGTGAAGGACCTTGAAGGGGACGGCTTGGCAGACATGGCTGTGGGGGCTGAGAGCCAGATGATCCTGCTGAG CTCCCGGCCTGTGGTGGATGTGGTCACCCTGATGTCCTTCTCCCCAGCCGAGATCCCAGTGCATGAAGTGGAGTGCTCCTATTCAACCAGTAACAAGATGAAAGAAGGAGTTAATATCACAATCTGTTTCCAGATCAAGTCTCTCATCCCCCAGTTCCAAG GCCGCCTGGTTGCCAATCTCACTTACACTCTGCAGCTGGATGGCCACCGGACCAGAAGACGGGGGTTGTTCCCAGGAGGGAGACATGAACTCAGAAGGAACATAGCTGTCACCACCAGCATGTCCTGCACtgacttctcatttcatttcccG GTATGTGTTCAAGACCTCATCTCCCCCATCAATGTTTCCCTGAATTTCTCTCTTTGGGAGGAGGAAGGAACACCGAGGGAACAAAGGGCG CAGGGCAAGGACATACCACCCATCCTGAGACCCTCCCTGCACTCGGAAACCTGGGAG ATCCCTTTTGAGAAGAACTGTGGGGAGGACAAGAAGTGTGAGGCAAACCTGAGAGTGTCCTTCTCTCCTGCAAG ATCCAGAGCCCTGCGTCTAACTGCTTTTGCCAGCCTCTCTGTGGAGCTGAGCCTGAGTAACTTGGAAGAAGATGCTTACTGGGTGCAGCTGCACCTGCACTTCCCCCGGGGACTCTCCTTCCGCAAGGTGGAGATGCTGAAG CCCCATAGCCAGATACCTGTGAGCTGTGAGGAGCTTCCTGAAGAGTCCAAGCTTCTGTCCAGGGCATTATCTTGCAATGTGAGCTCTCCCATCTTCAAAGCAGGCCACTCG GTTGCTCTGCAGATGATGTTTAATACGCTGGTAAACAGCTCCTGGGGGGACTCAGTTGAGTTGCAAGCCAATGTGACCTG TAACAATGAGGACTCAGGCCTCCTGGAGGACAACTCGGCCACTACCATCATCCCCATCCTGTACCCCATCAACGTCCTCATCCAGGA CCAGGAAAACTCCACACTCTATGTCAGTTTCACCCCCAAAGGCCCCAAGATCCACCAAGTCAAGCACATCTACCAG GTGAGGATCCAGCCTTCCATCCACGACCACAACATACCCACCCTGGAGGCTGTGGTTGGGGTGCCACAGCCTCCCAGCGAGGGGCCCATCACACACCAGTGGAGCGTGCAGATG GAGCCTCCTGTGCCCTGCCACTATGAGGAGCTGAAGAGGCTGCCGGATGCAGCTGAG CCTTGTCTCCCCGGAGCCCTGTTCCGCTGCCCTGTTGTCTTCAGGCAGGAGATCCTCGTCCAAGTGATCGGGACTCTGGAGCTGGTGGGAGAGATCGAG GCCTCTTCCATGTTCAGCCTCTGCAGCTCCCTCTCCATCTCCTTCAACAGCAGCAAGCATTTCCACCTCTATGGCAGCAACGCCTCCCTGGCCCAG GTCATCATGAAGGTTGACGTGGTGTATGAGAAGCAGATGCTCTACCTCTACGTGCTGAGCGGCATCggggggctgctgctgctgctgctcattTTCATAGTGCTGTACAAG GTTGGTTTCTTCAAACGGAACCTGAAGGAGAAGATGGAGGCTGGCGGAGGTGTCCCGAATGGAATCCCTGCAGAAGACTCTGAGCAGCTGGCATCTGGGGAAGAGGCTGGGGATCCGGGCTGCCTGAAGCCCCTCCATGAGGAGGACTCTGAGAGTGGCAGTGGCAAGGACTGA
- the ITGAL gene encoding integrin alpha-L isoform X2, with the protein MKDSCITVMAMALLSGFFFFAPASSYNLDVRGARSFSPPRAGRHFGYRVLQVGNGVIVGAPGEGNSTGSLYQCQSGTGHCLPLSLRDSNYTSKYLGMTLATDPTDGSILACDPGLSRTCDQNTYLSGLCYLFRQNLQGPMLQGRPGFQECIKGNVDLVFLFDGSMSLQPDEFQKILDFMKDVMKKLSNTSYQFAAVQFSTSYKTEFDFSDYVKRKDPDALLKHVKHMLLLTNTFGAINYVATEVFREELGARPDATKVLIIITDGEATDSGNIDAAKDIIRYIIGIGKHFQTKESQETLHKFASKPASEFVKILDTFEKLKDLFTELQKKIYVIEGTSKQDLTSFNMELSSSGISADLSRGHAVVGAVGAKDWAGGFLDLKADLQDDTFIGNEPLTPEVRAGYLGYTVTWLPSREKTSLLASGAPRYQHVGRVLLFQEPQGGGHWSQVQTIHGTQIGSYFGGELCGVDVDQDGETELLLTGAPLFYGEQRGGRVFIYQRRQLGFEEVSELQGDPGYPLGRFGEAITALTDINGDGLVDVAVGAPLEEQGAVYIFNGRHGGLSPQPSQRIEGTQVLSGIRWFGRSIHGVKDLEGDGLADMAVGAESQMILLSSRPVVDVVTLMSFSPAEIPVHEVECSYSTSNKMKEGVNITICFQIKSLIPQFQGRLVANLTYTLQLDGHRTRRRGLFPGGRHELRRNIAVTTSMSCTDFSFHFPVCVQDLISPINVSLNFSLWEEEGTPREQRAGKDIPPILRPSLHSETWEIPFEKNCGEDKKCEANLRVSFSPARSRALRLTAFASLSVELSLSNLEEDAYWVQLHLHFPRGLSFRKVEMLKPHSQIPVSCEELPEESKLLSRALSCNVSSPIFKAGHSVALQMMFNTLVNSSWGDSVELQANVTCNNEDSGLLEDNSATTIIPILYPINVLIQDQENSTLYVSFTPKGPKIHQVKHIYQVRIQPSIHDHNIPTLEAVVGVPQPPSEGPITHQWSVQMEPPVPCHYEELKRLPDAAEPCLPGALFRCPVVFRQEILVQVIGTLELVGEIEASSMFSLCSSLSISFNSSKHFHLYGSNASLAQVIMKVDVVYEKQMLYLYVLSGIGGLLLLLLIFIVLYKVGFFKRNLKEKMEAGGGVPNGIPAEDSEQLASGEEAGDPGCLKPLHEEDSESGSGKD; encoded by the exons GCCTGTGACCCTGGGCTCTCTCGAACGTGTGACCAGAACACCTATCTGAGTGGCCTGTGTTACCTCTTCCGCCAGAATCTTCAGGGTCCCATGCTGCAGGGGCGCCCTGGTTTTCAGG AATGTATCAAGGGCAACGTAGACCTGGTATTTCTGTTTGACGGTTCGATGAGCTTGCAGCCAGATGAATTTCAGAAAATTCTGGACTTCATGAAAGATGTGATGAAGAAACTCAGCAACACTTCGTACCAG tttGCTGCTGTTCAGTTTTCCACAAGCTACAAAACAGAATTTGATTTCTCAGATTATGTTAAACGGAAGGACCCTGATGCTCTGCTGAAGCATGTAAAGCACATGTTGCTGTTGACCAACACCTTTGGTGCCATCAATTATGTCGC GACAGAGGTGTTCCGGGAGGAGCTGGGGGCCCGGCCGGATGCCACCAAAGTGCTTATCATCATCACGGATGGGGAGGCCACTGACAGTGGCAACATCGATGCGGCCAAAGACATCATCCGCTACATCATCGGG ATTGGAAAGCATTTTCAGACCAAGGAGAGTCAGGAGACCCTCCACAAATTTGCATCGAAACCCGCGAGCGAGTTTGTGAAGATTCTGGACACATTTGAGAAGCTGAAAGATCTATTCACTGAGCTGCAGAAGAAGATCTATGTCATTGAGG GCACAAGCAAACAGGACCTGACTTCTTTCAACATGGAGCTGTCCTCCAGCGGCATCAGTGCTGACCTCAGCAGG GGCCATGCAGTCGTGGGGGCAGTAGGAGCCAAGGACTGGGCTGGGGGCTTTCTCGACCTGAAGGCAGACCTGCAGGATGACACATTTATTGGGAATGAACCATTGACACCAGAAGTGAGAGCAGGCTATTTGG GTTACACTGTGACCTGGCTGCCCTCCCGGGAAAAGACTTCGTTGCTGGCCTCGGGAGCCCCTCGTTACCAGCACGTGGGCCGAGTGCTGCTGTTCCAAGAGCCACAGGGTGGAGGACACTGGAGCCAGGTCCAGACAATCCATGGGACCCAG ATTGGCTCTTATTTCGGTGGGGAGCTGTGTGGCGTCGACGTGGACCAAGATGGGGAGACAGAGCTGCTGCTGACTGGTGCCCCACTGTTCTATggggagcagagaggaggccGAGTGTTTATCTACCAGAGAAGACAG TTGGGATTTGAAGAAGTCTCAGAGCTGCAGGGGGACCCCGGCTACCCACTCGGGCGGTTTGGAGAAGCCATCACTGCTCTGACAGACATCAACGGCGATGGGCTGGTGGATGTGGCTGTGGGGGCCCCTCTGGAGGAGCAGGGGGCTGTGTACATCTTCAATGGGAGGCACGGGGGGCTTAGCCCCCAGCCAAGTCAG CGGATAGAAGGGACCCAGGTGCTCTCAGGAATTCGGTGGTTTGGACGCTCCATCCATGGGGTGAAGGACCTTGAAGGGGACGGCTTGGCAGACATGGCTGTGGGGGCTGAGAGCCAGATGATCCTGCTGAG CTCCCGGCCTGTGGTGGATGTGGTCACCCTGATGTCCTTCTCCCCAGCCGAGATCCCAGTGCATGAAGTGGAGTGCTCCTATTCAACCAGTAACAAGATGAAAGAAGGAGTTAATATCACAATCTGTTTCCAGATCAAGTCTCTCATCCCCCAGTTCCAAG GCCGCCTGGTTGCCAATCTCACTTACACTCTGCAGCTGGATGGCCACCGGACCAGAAGACGGGGGTTGTTCCCAGGAGGGAGACATGAACTCAGAAGGAACATAGCTGTCACCACCAGCATGTCCTGCACtgacttctcatttcatttcccG GTATGTGTTCAAGACCTCATCTCCCCCATCAATGTTTCCCTGAATTTCTCTCTTTGGGAGGAGGAAGGAACACCGAGGGAACAAAGGGCG GGCAAGGACATACCACCCATCCTGAGACCCTCCCTGCACTCGGAAACCTGGGAG ATCCCTTTTGAGAAGAACTGTGGGGAGGACAAGAAGTGTGAGGCAAACCTGAGAGTGTCCTTCTCTCCTGCAAG ATCCAGAGCCCTGCGTCTAACTGCTTTTGCCAGCCTCTCTGTGGAGCTGAGCCTGAGTAACTTGGAAGAAGATGCTTACTGGGTGCAGCTGCACCTGCACTTCCCCCGGGGACTCTCCTTCCGCAAGGTGGAGATGCTGAAG CCCCATAGCCAGATACCTGTGAGCTGTGAGGAGCTTCCTGAAGAGTCCAAGCTTCTGTCCAGGGCATTATCTTGCAATGTGAGCTCTCCCATCTTCAAAGCAGGCCACTCG GTTGCTCTGCAGATGATGTTTAATACGCTGGTAAACAGCTCCTGGGGGGACTCAGTTGAGTTGCAAGCCAATGTGACCTG TAACAATGAGGACTCAGGCCTCCTGGAGGACAACTCGGCCACTACCATCATCCCCATCCTGTACCCCATCAACGTCCTCATCCAGGA CCAGGAAAACTCCACACTCTATGTCAGTTTCACCCCCAAAGGCCCCAAGATCCACCAAGTCAAGCACATCTACCAG GTGAGGATCCAGCCTTCCATCCACGACCACAACATACCCACCCTGGAGGCTGTGGTTGGGGTGCCACAGCCTCCCAGCGAGGGGCCCATCACACACCAGTGGAGCGTGCAGATG GAGCCTCCTGTGCCCTGCCACTATGAGGAGCTGAAGAGGCTGCCGGATGCAGCTGAG CCTTGTCTCCCCGGAGCCCTGTTCCGCTGCCCTGTTGTCTTCAGGCAGGAGATCCTCGTCCAAGTGATCGGGACTCTGGAGCTGGTGGGAGAGATCGAG GCCTCTTCCATGTTCAGCCTCTGCAGCTCCCTCTCCATCTCCTTCAACAGCAGCAAGCATTTCCACCTCTATGGCAGCAACGCCTCCCTGGCCCAG GTCATCATGAAGGTTGACGTGGTGTATGAGAAGCAGATGCTCTACCTCTACGTGCTGAGCGGCATCggggggctgctgctgctgctgctcattTTCATAGTGCTGTACAAG GTTGGTTTCTTCAAACGGAACCTGAAGGAGAAGATGGAGGCTGGCGGAGGTGTCCCGAATGGAATCCCTGCAGAAGACTCTGAGCAGCTGGCATCTGGGGAAGAGGCTGGGGATCCGGGCTGCCTGAAGCCCCTCCATGAGGAGGACTCTGAGAGTGGCAGTGGCAAGGACTGA